A single window of Mycobacterium sp. ITM-2016-00318 DNA harbors:
- the dapE gene encoding succinyl-diaminopimelate desuccinylase → MGLDLRGDPIALTAALVDIPSVSRDEQRIADEVEAALREQTSSFEIVRTGNTVLARTAHGLPSRVILAGHLDTVPIADNVPSRRSGGELHGCGTSDMKSGDAVFLHLAATVDDPAHDITLVMYDCEEIEASANSLGRIERELPEWLTADVAILGEPSGGFIEAGCQGTLRVVATAEGTRAHSARSWLGDNAIHKLGAVLDRLTAYEARSVDIDGCVYREGLSAVRIDGGVAGNVIPDAASVTINFRFAPDRSVEQAGQHVREVLDGLDVAIEQTDAAAGALPGLTKPAAAALVEAAGGQVRAKYGWTDVARFAALGVPAVNFGPGDPNLAHRVDERVEVEKITAATEMLRRYLMSSS, encoded by the coding sequence GTGGGCCTGGATTTGCGTGGCGACCCGATCGCGCTGACCGCGGCGTTGGTGGACATCCCCAGCGTGTCGCGCGATGAGCAGCGCATCGCCGACGAGGTCGAGGCCGCGCTTCGGGAACAGACCTCCAGCTTCGAGATCGTCCGCACCGGCAACACCGTTTTGGCCCGTACCGCCCACGGTCTGCCGTCACGGGTGATCCTGGCCGGACACCTCGACACGGTCCCCATCGCCGACAACGTGCCGAGCCGGCGTAGCGGCGGAGAATTGCACGGCTGCGGCACCTCGGACATGAAGTCCGGCGACGCCGTGTTCCTGCACCTGGCCGCCACCGTCGACGATCCGGCACATGACATCACGCTGGTCATGTACGACTGCGAGGAGATCGAGGCGTCCGCCAACAGCCTCGGCCGCATCGAACGTGAACTGCCGGAATGGCTGACGGCCGACGTCGCGATCCTCGGTGAACCGTCGGGCGGTTTCATCGAGGCGGGCTGTCAGGGCACGCTGCGGGTCGTCGCCACCGCCGAAGGCACTCGTGCACACTCGGCGCGGTCATGGTTGGGCGACAACGCAATTCATAAGCTGGGCGCGGTTCTCGATCGACTGACCGCCTATGAGGCCCGCAGTGTCGACATCGACGGGTGCGTGTACCGCGAGGGCCTGTCGGCCGTGCGCATCGACGGTGGTGTGGCGGGCAACGTCATCCCCGACGCCGCGTCGGTCACCATCAACTTCCGCTTCGCGCCCGACCGCAGCGTCGAGCAGGCGGGCCAACACGTGCGCGAGGTGCTCGACGGCCTCGACGTGGCGATCGAGCAGACCGACGCCGCCGCAGGCGCGCTGCCCGGTCTGACCAAGCCCGCCGCCGCCGCGCTTGTGGAGGCCGCGGGCGGGCAGGTGCGCGCGAAGTACGGCTGGACGGACGTGGCGAGATTCGCCGCGCTCGGTGTGCCCGCCGTCAACTTCGGCCCCGGAGACCCCAACCTCGCCCATCGGGTCGACGAACGCGTCGAGGTCGAGAAGATCACCGCGGCGACCGAGATGTTGCGGCGCTACCTGATGAGCTCGAGCTAG
- the dapD gene encoding 2,3,4,5-tetrahydropyridine-2,6-dicarboxylate N-succinyltransferase, producing the protein MTSASGVGVATVAADGTVLDTWFPAPELAGAGPSGTVRLSVAEVPPELAELAGRDKDRDVDIVVVRTVIASLEDKPADTYDAYLRLHLLSHRLIPPHGASVDGIFGVLANVVWTSFGPCAVEGFETVRARLRRRGMVAVYGIDKFPRMVDYVTPTGVRIADADRVRLGAHLASGTTVMHEGFVNFNAGTLGNSMVEGRISAGVVVDDGSDIGGGASIMGTLSGGGTEIIAVGKRCLLGANSGLGISLGDDCVVEAGLYVTAGTKVQTADGQTVKARELSGANNLLFRRNSLSGAVEVVKRDGTGITLNKALHAN; encoded by the coding sequence GTGACTTCTGCTTCTGGCGTCGGGGTGGCGACGGTCGCCGCCGACGGGACCGTCCTGGACACCTGGTTCCCCGCTCCCGAGTTGGCGGGCGCCGGCCCCTCGGGCACGGTGCGGCTGTCGGTGGCCGAGGTTCCGCCCGAGTTGGCCGAGTTGGCGGGCCGCGACAAGGACCGTGACGTCGACATCGTGGTGGTGCGCACGGTGATCGCGTCGCTGGAGGACAAGCCCGCCGACACCTACGACGCCTACCTGCGGTTACATCTACTCTCGCATCGGCTTATCCCGCCGCACGGCGCCAGCGTCGACGGTATCTTCGGCGTGTTGGCCAACGTGGTGTGGACCAGCTTCGGGCCGTGTGCGGTCGAGGGCTTCGAAACGGTGCGGGCTCGGCTGCGGCGGCGCGGCATGGTGGCCGTCTATGGCATCGACAAGTTCCCGCGGATGGTCGACTACGTCACGCCGACCGGCGTCCGCATCGCCGACGCGGACCGGGTGCGGCTCGGGGCCCATCTCGCCTCGGGTACGACGGTCATGCACGAGGGCTTCGTCAACTTCAACGCAGGCACGCTGGGTAACTCGATGGTGGAGGGGCGCATCTCGGCGGGTGTGGTCGTCGACGACGGCTCCGATATCGGTGGCGGCGCGTCGATCATGGGCACACTGTCCGGCGGCGGCACCGAGATTATCGCGGTGGGCAAGCGCTGCCTACTCGGCGCGAACTCCGGTCTCGGCATCTCGCTGGGCGACGACTGCGTCGTCGAGGCGGGCCTGTATGTCACCGCGGGCACGAAGGTGCAGACGGCCGACGGTCAGACGGTGAAGGCGCGCGAGCTCTCGGGTGCGAACAACCTTCTGTTTCGGCGCAATTCGCTGAGCGGCGCCGTCGAGGTAGTCAAGCGCGACGGTACGGGCATCACGCTCAACAAGGCGCTGCACGCCAACTGA